The DNA sequence TATCCCCCTTATTAGGTACGTGGTGGCACGGCCCCACCAGGCTGCCCTTGCCCTCTTTTTTGAAAAAGCCCGCACCTCGGGAATAAGGGAAATCCTCTCCTCGGAGTTCTGTGATGAAGCCAGGCCTTATCTTGAAGGCCTGCACCACCGCTGCAGGCGCCAGAAGCTTCTCCACCTCGGCATTATCATTACTGTGGGATATGCTCACACTGATGCTTTCATGGGTCATCTGCTCTCCGGAGACGCCCGCGAGGATCTGGCGGCAGAGATAGTAGAATCATCAGGCGGTGACAGGGAGCTGAGCACCATGGTGATGCGTCTCATAAAGAACACGGGGGAAGAAGGCTCGACAGAGGCTCCCGCCCTCTAACCTGAGCGGGCTCAGCAAAGATTGCCAAATTGTTAAAATTTCGCCAATGGCCTTTTTCCTATTGCGGGAAACGGCACGGTACTATATGATAACGGTAGGTATAGATATCCTTTTTCTGATATACTCCTGGAGCGCAAGGGGGACTGCACATGAAAATACATGGTAATGATCCATCAATTACGCCCCGCTATGATGCGGGCAGCCTCACAGGGCCCGCGGTGCCCTGCGAGGAAGATGCGGCACAGGCCGAAGCGCCCCGTGACGAGATAAAGCTCGAAGGAAAAAGGAGTCTTGACCCCGGCAACGTGCCCCAGGCGCTCAGGGCACAGGCCAAAGGCACCACGGCGGCAGCAGGTGGCGGGTCTTCATCGCAGCTTGAATCGGCAGAAGGAAGCTACTGGGTGGAGGACCCCCTTAAAGATGTCGCAGAGAATCTCCCCCGCCTTTACCGGGTCCCTTCCACACAGTTCACGGGCGACCTCGCCAGGGTCAACGACGCCTTGGCCCAGGAAATCGTAGATGCCATAATGGCGAATTCCAGGAAGTGGCCTACCACCACTTTCGTGTATGATGCCCGCGAGGGCCCCCAGACAAAAAACATAAAGCTCGTAGGCTCTTTCAACCCTGCGACGGGCCAGTACGATCCCCAGTGGAACCAGGGGAAAGGAGTCGCCATGTATGACGACGGCACCCATGGCGATGCCAGGGCAGGCGACGGCCTCTATACAGCCCAGGTGCAGCTTGATCCATCCCAGCCCCGCGAGATTCAATGGGGCGCAAAGGGTGACGTGTTCAGCCGCGACGGGAAGCTTGTCTCGGCTGACCGGTGGCTTGTCATGACGGAAGAGCCGCCACGGTTCTCCCTCCAGGACAAAGAAACCACCCAGACCTATGCCCCCCTCTCCAACCATCTGATGGGCGTCCACAAGACCGGCGATGACGGTGTGACCTTCAGGACCTGGTCCCCCGAGGTGGGAAAAGGCGACCTCAATGATTACAAGCTCCATGTGGAGATTTACAATGACGCCACGGGTCATATGGAGCGCAGCGCCCCCATGGTGAAGGATGAGGCCACGGGAAACTGGAGCCTCGAGCTTCCCACAGGCTGGGATGAGCTTGAGGGAAAATCCTACCAGTACGCCGTGCGGAATGACAAGGGCGAGCCCCTCCTCTCAGGCAAGGAGAAGAAAGCACCCGTCATATACAGCGATCCCTATTCCCGCTACCTCCAGGGCCAGCAGCGCGGTCTTGAGCGGATTTTCGTCGATCCCATCCATGGCGTCGAGACAGGGTGGTATAATGATTCGGGGAGCGGCGGCCCCAATTACACCATCAACCCCCTCTGGGGGCGCTTCACCGTGAACGGCCATGGCGACGCTGACAAGGTGGTGCTGGTCCTCAAGGATGAGCAAGGCCGCCAGCTCTCGAAACAGGAGCTTCTTGAACGCATTGGCTCACCTGATCTCGTTCCCTATGACAAGGCGACGCCTCAGCAGAAGCGCAACGCCGATATCCTTAAGAGCTGGCAGCTCGACCTCTCGGGTAAGGTGACGGCGTACAGGTGGACTGACGGTGCAAAGGATGACGGCACTGTCGAGATGAAAAAGGCGGGCGATGGCAAGGGATCGGCATGGGTGGCCACGATCAATAATTTCCCGAAGCTCGAGGGCCTCCAGTACGAGTTCCAGGTATACAAGGACGGGAAGCTCGTCGGCGACAGGAATACCGACGGGGTCCTCCAGGATGGCGAGAGGCGCATGACGCCCTTCAACGACCCTGTGGGAAATGTCATCTCGGCGAGGCCCGGGGCAGAGCGGCGCTCGGTGATAAGGGAATCCAGCTTCCAGTTCAGGAATGACGGGGTGCCCCGCAAGGAGACCGACTACCGCAAGTTCGTGATATACGAGGCCCACGTGGGCTCCTTCATGAGCGCCAAGGACAACGCGAACCCCTGCAACTTCCAGGATCTCATCAACAACCTGGACTACATCGAGAAGACAGGGTCCAACACCATAGAGCTGATGCCCTTTGCCGAGTTCGGCGGAAGAAGGGACTGGGGCTACACGCCTGACTATTACTTTGCCGGTGCGGAGAGCTACGGCTTCGAGCTCCCCCGCGACAAGGCCGTGGAGCTCGGCGTGTTGAGAAAAGACCAGGACAGGGACAAGGAGAGCGTATGGGTGAGCGGCACCGATGCCATAAAGGTCTTCGTCGATGAAGCCCACCGCCGCGGCCTTAACGTGTTCTCCGACGTGGTCTACAACCATGCCTCGGGCAAGGCCGACGCCGACAACCCCCTCTGGCAGATTGACGGCGACAAGCAGTCATTCTTCAAGTGGTGGGGGCAGGCGGAAAGCAACACGCCCTGGGGGGCCAAGCCTAATTACAGCTCCCAGGCCGTCAAGGATTTCTTCGCCAACAACGCCGCCCAGCAGGTCAGCGAGTTCCATCTTGACGGTATCCGCTTTGACTTCACCCAGGTTCTCCATGACACGGGAAATACTGCTGAAAAGCGCGAGGGCATGAACACGCTGCGCCAGATAAACCGGTCGATACGGTTCATCAGTCCCGACGCTTACACTTATACCACTGCCGAGGACTTCACTCACAACTGGCTTGTGGCTGCCGATCTCGACAAGAGCGAGTGGCAGGGCCAGGGTGACTGGGCGATGGAGAAGAAGGGGATGGGCTTCTCGTCGGTGTGGAACTCATCATTCCATCACGATCTCCTCGGGGCAATCGAAAACACCAAGCCCGAGAAGAACATGGACACCCTCATGGGCTCCGTGCTCGGCCATTACGGCGTCACCGGCTGGGACAAGGGCGTCGTATTCTCCCACAACCACGACGAGGTGGGAAACTCGGGCTCATGGCTGGTGAGGGTCGCTGCCCACAGCAGGGATGACGCCAAGGTGATGGAGCCTTACCCGAGGGCCGTGGCCCGCTCGGCTGCCGCCATTACCCTCACCGCCGCCGGCGTTCCCATGGTCTTCCAGGGCGAGGAGTTCGTGGCGAACAACGACTTCAAGCATGGCGTCACCTCCACGTGGGGAGCCGATTACCGCTGGCTTGACTTTGACATCACCCCCGACAGGCTCGACAATTTCAAGCGGATAGCGGCCCTGCCCGCCGCCGAGAAGAAGAAGGAGAAAGCTCAGCTCTCCCCCGAGGACCGCGGGCATTTTGAGCAGTACGACACGATGACGCCTCAGCAGAGGAGTGACGCCGAAGGCCTCTCGAACAAGGCAGGCCATTACACATGTTACAAGGATCTCATTTCGTTGCGCGGCTCCTCGCCGGCTTTCACGGCCGACTCCGAGATCAAGAGAGTCTACACCCACAACCTGGACAGGGTGATGGCCTATGAGCGCAAGGGCGGCAATGACGATTATATCGTGGTGACCAACTTCGCCGCCACGGATCGCCAGGGCTACAAGATAGATCTCCCGCCGGGGAACTGGAAGGAAGTCTTCAACACCAACGCCCGCGCGTACGGGGGCTCCGGCCTGGGAAACGGAGGTGCGGTTTACGACGCCGCCAAGGGGATGACGCTCCCCCAGGGGAGCACAGTGGTCTTCAAGAAGGTGTAGTCCCCGCGGGGGCCTCTCCTTTCACCCTGCAGCCCCTGTGGTAGACGAGGAAAGGCCTGCTGTCTTCCGAGAGGGAGCCGAAGATGAAGGTGAGGCTGTGGGGTCCCCCCCTGCCCCTGACGGTGAGCGTCCTGAGGCCGTGGAGGATGTGAAGATGGTGGGCTTCACAGAGGGTGACGAGGTTCCACTCGTCATCGGTGCCGCCCTGGGAGCGCCTGATGATATGATGGACATGAAGGTGCCTGCGGCAGCGGCAGCCGGGAGCCTGGCAGCGGAAGCGGTCGCGCTTGAGAATCTTGTGGTGATGGGCAGCTTTCTGGATCTTCCCCTCGGCAGTGAGGTAGTCGGCCAGGAGGGCTGCAAGGAATCTTTCATCAGCGGGAGCCCCTCCCTGGATATCATTGGTTGTGACGGCGGCTTCTGAGTGCTCCTGAGAGGCAAGAAAGGCCAGTGCGGCGGTGTTCCAGAGCCCCCATAGATCTCCGGGAAGAAAGAGTTTTATCGTCATGGTGCCTCTGGCTGCCGGGGAAGAACCGCCTCCCTTGAGGATATCCACGAGGAAAGTCTCTTCGGGATTGGCACCGTGAGGGATGGTGCAGATCTCCCTGACCTCCTCCAGGCTCGCACACAGCACGGAATTTTTTTCAATTTGCCCCAGGTGAGTATGACCTCTTTCACCGGCACACAGAGAAGAAAATTTTTCAACCCTGCCCTCGCGGATGGAGGCCTCAGCAGCCAGCATTTCATCGATATCGCTGAAATGATTCCAGGGCTCATCGAAGCGCCTGTCGCGGACTTCCAGGGACTCTTCGTCATCCTCGGAGAGGGGCCACGCCGGGGCAGTCGAGGGGCCGCCGTACCACGACCCGGTCCTGATGCTGTCCCTCACCTCGAAGGGAAGCTCACGAGAGCGCTCATCCCTGATATAGCGGAAACCGGGGAGGAGGGTATAATTCACCGCCGCGAAGCAGTCGTACTCGATGATCCGGGCGATGCGCCCCGCCTCTTCCCTGAGGTCCGCCGTGGGGACCGCCGCGGCATAGTCTATCCATGCCTCCTCGTTTTTCCCGCTCACCAGGGGAAGAATGAGCATTGCCTGCTCCCTCGTGATGGTGCCGTTCCTGAAGGCCTTTTCAGTGAGGGAGTGACGGCGGAAGCCATTTGCAATGGCAATAGACTGGCGGGCCCGGGCTTTGGAGATGCCGCACCGCACCTCTCCATACTCCTCGACTGATTCAAAGCCGAAGCCTGTAAAAAGCTGCCTTGAGTGCATCGCCCGCAGCAGCATCCCCGTAGCCACGTCAAGCCTCTGGCGCATCGAAGCGGCCCTGATGAGCCTCTCTGCGACGGCCCTGATGGAACTGCTGCCGGGCTCCCCGCCCTGCAGGGGAGCCTCCAGCCACGAAGGGAAATAGATCTCCCAGGGCATCTCCCACGGCGATCTCTCAGACTCCGGGGCGTCAACCCCTGTGCCTTCCGGAAAGGCCTCTCCCTGCGCATCGCCTTTGACGACCCCTGCGCCAGCAGAGCCCTTCCCTTCCCCCTTGCTCCTGTAAAATACCGGGAGGCTTCCCTTCTCATCAAGGGGTGCAGGACTGAAGGCGAATTTTCCAGAGGCTGCCCGGTTGGCGAGGAGGGCCTCGACGAAGCCTGAGACAGGCCCGTCATAGTGCTCTTTGTCCCTGAAGAGGGAGAGGGCGAAATCCCAGGTGAGGGCAAGCGTCGGTGATACGCGGAACTGCATCATCACTCCCTCGTCGCCCTGCGCATCAGCAGCAGAGCCTGTGCCTTCACTCCTTTCATCGCGCTCCCTCTCTGCAAGGATATTCCTCACCTCCCTCTCAAAGCTTCCCACTGAGAGCTTCTGAGCCTTGGCAAGCAATCCAGCCTCATTCTCTGGTGTGACGACCCGCGAGAGGTGCCTCAGGGCGCTCCTGGCGATCCTGCCCTCAAGATAGGCCTCCCTGGTGAGGGGAAGACTCTCGAGAAGCCGGAAGTTGTGCATCAGCTCTGACGCCGTGCGTCCCGACATGGAAAGATGCTCCACGGCAAAAGCTGCCATGGAGCGGTAGCCCAACCGATCAACTCCTTTCGTCTTGAGATTCACAAGAAGGCCGCCCAGGTGGATGTCAAGGGCGAGGCGGCCGCGGACTGCCTTGCAGAGAGTGAAATCTATCCGGGAAGCCCGCTCATCACTGTCGATGAGGGGAGGGCCCCAGGTCAGGTCCTCGGTGAGCTTTTCCGCCTCGAGGAGAAGGCCTTCCCTGGTGATCTTCACCATGGAGGCCGCCCTGTCGCGGGCTTCGGCGGGAAGCTCATAAGGCTCCGGGAGGAGAAGCATGTCTTCACAGTCCTGAGAAAAAGAGGGACCGGCAAGGAAGATGAGCTCTTCCTCATCAGGGAGCAAAACTTCATGAAGTGCAAGAGAATCAGATGTATCCATATATTGATAATAACATATTTAACATGCTAAATCAAATCATTTAGTGACAAGAAAGCTTATTGATATTGGGATTGAAGGTCATCGCAGGATGCCATCCATAGCGTCTGGAAGGCACAAAAAGGTGAAAAATGACCCCAAAGACACTCTGGTGACCTTCAGGTGCCTTTTGCACTGCCGTACGGCCCTGGTGCAGGGCAGGTCAGGCATGAGAGAATACTTTTTGCCCATTTTTATCTTGTCGGCGTTGCGTTCATTTTTGTGAGGAGAGCATTCCGTTTTCCAGGCGGGGAAAATTTCCCGATTTGATACATTCACGGCTGGAGGTAATCTTCACGAGTATTTTTTCACAGCCGGAAGGAGGACAGGGAGTGTGGCTTAATCTTCAAAACACCGCAGGCACCTTCACTTCTCAGACCTTCGACGCCGGCGCCGGAAAATCGGCGGATTTGAAGAGCCTCTACTGGACCGACGCCTCGACGGACCCTGAGCTCAAGTTCCAGGTGGCAGTCAACGAAGACAATGCGACATGGAAATATGTGGGCCCCGACGGCAATGAAGGCAGCTACTTTACTACGCCGGGCCAGGCGATCACCGCGCAGGCGCCGATCAAGGGACGTTACGTGAGGTACAGGGCATACTTCGCCTCTGATACCGACACGCTCACGAAGACGCCGGTCTTGAAGTCCGTCATCATGGGATATACCGTGGTGGATCTTATTTGACGACCGGCGGAGATGCCAGTCAATCAAACCGGGGGCACCTTGCGGCATGGTGAGGTGCCCCCTTCACCGCCCGGCCCTCTTGTGGCGAGCCCTGTCGCTTTTCACCATGTCAAGGCCCTCCTCTTTTCCAAGGGCCTTGAGTCCAAGACCCAAGAAGGCACAAGCCATCTCTTCAACCTGCACTTTGTGAAAAAGGGCATATTACCGGCGGCCTGCGGCAGGCTTCTCTCGAGGCTCCAGAAATAAAGGGAGCTGGACGATTATGATCCCGCATGCGTGTTTACTGTTGAAGATGTGAACATGGAGCTTGAGGAAGTCACCGGTCTCATCGATGGCGTAAAGAAGCACCTCACGCAGACTGGGTTCCTGAAGAGCTTAGTAAAGGGCTGCTCCCCGGACTCCCCTCCCTCATTAGGCGGTGATCTCGGCAAGCACCACGAGCAGGGCTTTCCCCGAATAGCGGCCCTGCCCTGCCCTCTGCTGGAATTGGCGGAACCATTGCGCTGTGGAGGGGATGTGAAGATCAGACGAGTACCCTTCGTCTACCGGACACCCTGTGCACATTGACATGGCAGATGCATAATAAGTGCTCTCGTCAAAGATCCAGCCAAGGTTGGCGCGGAGAAACTCCTCAAACTCTGCAATGGTCGGAAAACGATCCTTGTAGAAGCGTTGAGCCCGGCGTGCATAGAACATCTGGCCTTCTCCGTCCTGCGGGATCGCGAGGGAACGGGGTTTCAGAGAAGTAGAGGGCCCCTCATACCTGGGATTCTCGCGTTGCGCCCGCTCTATGATGTCTTCTACGATGAAATCGAACCAGACGTAGTCATTTGGAATGAAAACGGCGCCCGTGGCCAGATCCAGGGTCACACCTTCATCACTCTTTCTGACCGAGCGGATTTTGGACCACGGGACGCGCTGGATTTTCTTGCCCAGCTTCCAGACGAGCTCGCTCTTTTCGAATTCAATGCAGTCACCGCCGTGTTGAAGTCCCAGTCTTGGATAGTATGCCATGAAGTGCCTCCTGGCTCAATTGACAGGATTATTGATTCTCGCCATATTTTGATTTTAACTACATGGGATCCTTCAGCCCTCCCTGTGACTTGTTTTCACTCAGGCAGAATTCTCCGAGAACCTCCCGGAGCCTCAGAAGCTCCCTAAGCCTGCCTGAATGCCATTTTACACAGTCGCCCGTGGGATTCCCGGGTTTTACTGCCTCATCTCTTCGATGAACTCCTCGCAGATGCCGCAGAGGCGATTTCTCGGCCCCTCCTCCCCTATCCCCAGGCACCTTGTCCTTATTTCTCCGTATAAGGCGGCGCAGTGCCCCCTGAATGCCCTGTCGCGCTCCAGGAGATCCTTCTCACTCTCGCTGCTGCGCGCCACGATGTCCAGCAGATAGTCAAGCTGACCTTCCTTGAGGGCGCTGTTTTTCTCCTTCAGGTATGAGAGCAGCGATGGCTCGAGCTTTCTTTCGTACTCGGCGCCGTTTCTTATCAAGTAGTTGAGCCTGAGGCCGCAGTGCCGGAACAGCTCCGCCGCGGGCCCCGCGACGCGGTGAAGCTTCGCCACGTCAGGATCCTTGAACCGGTAAGAGTATTCCATCAGGTTCTCAGATACGCCTGTGACAAGCCCCGCTTCCATGGCTTTTTCAGCGAGCACCGTGCCCTTCTGGAGCCTCAGCACCTTGAGGGGCGTGTTCACCATGGCGATGATACCGGTGTCTCTGAGGTTCCTGAAATTTTCGGCAAGCTCCGGGACAGTCACGAAGGGATCAAAAGGGATGAAGCCTGCCGAGCATGAAATCGACAGTTCTCTCAGCATGCCCGCTGCCGCCGTTATCTGCGAAACCCTGGAGCCCTTGCGGTAGCGGCGGAGCTGAGTGTCCGAGAGCGATTCGATGCCTATGAACACGTGGGTGAGGCCCTTCTCCACGAGGCTCTCCAGGAGCCAGCGGCGCTCCCTTGCCCTCTCAGGCGGATCTCCCGGTGAGATGATGTCCCTCACGTTGACGTCCACCTCGAACAGGGCGATGAAGGGGAGCTCTCCGAGCCCTGCCAGGAAATCCTTCAGAAAGGTGAAGTCATTATCAAAAAAGTCCTCGTCGCTGAATCGGAAGCGCCTGATGCCGAATTTTTTCTCGATTGACGCCATTCTTTCCAGGGTCCGCTCCAGGGGGAAGCGCCGGCAGCCCCTGTTCCCGCAGTGGGCTTCGCCCTTGGTGCAGAACGAGCAGCGGCGCCGGCATCCCCTCCCCGACTCAAGCCAGAAGTCGCCGTCCGTTGTTATGCAGTGGCCGGTCAGGTCATCGAAGGGCTGGCTGTGGTATGACGGGAGATCGAGAGGCACTGCGGCATTTCTTTGCAGGGCTCCTCCTTCATCAAGGTATGAAAGGGCCGGCACCTCATGGCGCGGAATCTGGCCCGCAATGTGCCTGATAAGTGCCGCAAGGGGAATCTCTCCTTCGCCTCTCACCACAAAAGCCCGGGGATAAAGGGAGAGGAGATCTCCATCAATGATGGATGGGGCGATCCCCCCGAGAACCGCGGGGAAGGGCGGATCGTCTGTGCCAATGGCTTCCATGAGCTTTTTAAGCTCAAGAAGGGAGTCAGTCTTCATCGAGATGCCGAGAAGGTGGGGTGAAAAAGCCCTGAGAGATGCCGCGATTTCGCCTATGGAAGTGATGAAGGTATCAAAGAGCCTGATTTCAGGTGCCAGGGCCTCCTTGACGTAGCCCGCAAGGGTCGTTACGGCGAGGGGATTGAAATAATGGATGGGCTTTCCCCAGAGGCCTTCTCCCTGGAGGGACACAAGGGCCAGCCGGAACGGCCTGGCCGCTCCGCCAGAGGTCATCGGTAAAGGTGCTTCTTCACCGGCCATCGGCAGGGACACTCCTCTCCCCAGCAAGGGCAAGAATCCCGGCGGCGGTGACTTTCTGGCCTTTCTCTATCATGTTGTAAGCCATCTTGACGAGCTCGACGATCTCCCTGTGATTCAGATAAGGGTTTATGTCGCTCCCGGGAACGGTGGAATAGAATGCCACGTGCTTTTCGCCGAAATCATCGGGACCGCTTATGTCGTCTGGGAAATAGCTGTAGATGCCCGAATTGAAGGCTTGAATCGAAAACTTCCCGGCAAGCTCGGTGCCGGGGTACACAATGAGGGGAAAGAGGGAGAACTGCCGCATGCCGAGGCTTTTGAGCTCCACGGCAAGGTTGATGGTGTCGGCCATATCCTGGGGCGTCTCGTCCGGGAAGCCCACCATGAAAAAGCCCTTGGTGACTATATCATACCGGGACAGGTACCTTATCTGCTCCCTGAGCTTCCCGATATCCAGGAATTTCCTGGTTTCCTGCTGCCTTCTCTCGCTTCCCGTCTCCACGCCGAAAGCAACGAAGTCGCACCCCGTCCTCACGAGGTCATCGATGGCGGAGCTGTCGAGGTGATCAATCCTCCCTATGCAGTTATAATGGATATTGAGTGACCCGACAAGCCTTATGAACTCATCGAGCCATTTCCTGTCGGAGAAGAACGAGTCGTCCAGGAAGCCTATGTTGGCGCCGGCGTAACGGGCGCACTGGTATTTCATCTCCTCGATGACTCTTCCCGGCGACATCCTGCGCATCCTCCCGGGCCACAGGAGCGGCGTGGCGCAGAAGACGCAGCGGTAGGGGCAGCCCCTCGAGGTGGTGAGAAAAACCGAGGGAGGCGCCTCCCTTGCCTGCTGGTATTCGAAATAGCTCTCCATGCTTATGGGACTGTAGTCAATGAAGGGAAGGCTGTCCAGGTCCTCAATGAAGGCCCGGGGCCCGGTGCGCCGCGCTTCCCCGCGCTCCTTGATGCAGAGGCCGTCAATCGAGCCCCACGAATCCCTCGAGGGCGCCGAAACCGTCTCCAGGAGGGTCATTTCTCCCTCTCCTGCCACCAGGCAGTCGGGCTCAAGCTCATCAAGGATGCGCTCCGGCTCGATGGTGGCCGATGGGCCTCCACCGATGAGCACCGCGGCAGGGCAGGCCTGCCTGAGCTCTTTTATCAGCTCCCTCGCTGTTCCGAGCGAAGCGTGGTAAAGGGGAATTCCCACGAAGGCCGGCTCAAGGGCCTTGATTCTCCCCACCAGTGCCTTCAGGGAGAGGCGGAGGGAGACGGCGTCAAGCACGTGGGCAGTGACGCCTCTGTGGCGGAGAAAGCTCGAGAGGCACAGGAGATTGACAGGGGGCTTCAGGTCCATCCGGTGCTCCTGCCCCCAGACAAGAGGCGGGGCGACAAGGACTGTCGGGCCTGTCACGGCGTCGTGTCATCTCCCTTCCATTTTTCGTTCCAGAGATTTTCTATAAGCCTGTTTTTCTGGAGCTTCTCGGCCATCTCGTTGTAGGACTGCACTGCCTCGCCGATCTCACCGAAAGCCCGCTCATGGATTGAGTACGAATAGTTCCCCTTCCCCACTTCCCTTATTCCCTCCACGAGGGCATTGATTGGCTTCACGAGGAAATTACCCAGGGCGGCGCTTATCAGCAGCGCCACCAGGAATGAGATGACATTTATGGCCACAAGCTCCGACAGGAGCGTCGAGAAGAGCTTCTCCTTCATAAGGCATGACGTGGCCACCAGCACATAAAGATGGGCCTCCTCTATCTCCTTAATGGTGTAGAGATAGGGTTTGTCTTCCATCCAGAGCAGGGGGCTTTTCCCCTGGAGGTTGGCCTTGAGGGACTTGAGGGGGAATTCCGTGAAGGCTTCAGGTATGGCTCCCTCACGGCCGAAGACCCTTCCTTCACCGTCCAGCAGGCAGATAAAGCCCTGGTAGGGCGGCACAAGGCTCTTCATGAGCCTCGAGAGCTTCGGGTTGTGGACAAAGATCCCGCAGCTTGCAAGGCCTGCCACCGCCTTGTCGCTGCCCTTGAAGATAGGAGTCACGTACGCGATGAGAAGCTGGTCCTTTCTGAAAAAGGGTTCCGTGTAGCGGGCCTTCCCGTCCTCCAGCACGTCGAGGGCCACGTGGGTGAACTCGTTCCTGAGCTCATGAAAGTTTTTCGAGTGCGTCTCGGAGCGGTCGATGTTATCGAGGTATTCCACCGATCTGAGGGTGCCCTCCCTGTCGTAGATATAGATGTTGTAAAAGAGGCTCACGAAATCAAGAAAATACCTGCTGATCTCTTTCATCGCGGCGCTGTCCATGGCCTGTACCGAGGGATTCTTCGCCAGAACCGATGCTGCCCCGCGGGCATCGGCCAGGTGCCCTTCTATGGTCTGCTTGAGCAGGTATGCCGTGTTGTTGATCTCCCTGTCAAAGGTATCGTCAAGGACTTTCTCCGCCTCGAGGTAATTGGCCACGCCCATCACGAGGGACGTGACGAGGGAGATTGCCACGAGAAAGAGAAAGACCTGGGCCCTGATGCTTCTGAAAA is a window from the Candidatus Eremiobacterota bacterium genome containing:
- a CDS encoding HAMP domain-containing protein yields the protein MGIFRSIRAQVFLFLVAISLVTSLVMGVANYLEAEKVLDDTFDREINNTAYLLKQTIEGHLADARGAASVLAKNPSVQAMDSAAMKEISRYFLDFVSLFYNIYIYDREGTLRSVEYLDNIDRSETHSKNFHELRNEFTHVALDVLEDGKARYTEPFFRKDQLLIAYVTPIFKGSDKAVAGLASCGIFVHNPKLSRLMKSLVPPYQGFICLLDGEGRVFGREGAIPEAFTEFPLKSLKANLQGKSPLLWMEDKPYLYTIKEIEEAHLYVLVATSCLMKEKLFSTLLSELVAINVISFLVALLISAALGNFLVKPINALVEGIREVGKGNYSYSIHERAFGEIGEAVQSYNEMAEKLQKNRLIENLWNEKWKGDDTTP